A single genomic interval of Microbacterium hydrocarbonoxydans harbors:
- a CDS encoding LacI family DNA-binding transcriptional regulator, translating to MAERRQQATTSRRPTLRMVAERAGVSTATVSYVFSGRAGAASGAGVAEATAAKVLAAAEELNYRPNSAARTIRTGRSGMVQLSLHMLSDPWSLAVADAVNVEANKHGLTTLILADGDWHAALDRVESDVAYLDGVGIDQDAERKLADLVRRGQRLVVFSEHLEPAGFDVVRSDAIPGCEIAMDHLLERHTAIGCLAAEGAVRLAPSQVTRYTPYLEKMAAAGIDVDPDWTVTYTEGQASAFAAAVQLLSRDDRPRAIYATTDFAAIAAINAAHMLGLRVPHDVAVIGVGNTPDAQLVAPTLTTVGPTDFYERQARIIIDRALAADDSAGQLHEFAWSLFPGASTDLDAPTPHSR from the coding sequence ATGGCAGAGCGCAGGCAGCAGGCGACGACGTCGCGGCGACCCACCCTCCGGATGGTCGCGGAGCGCGCGGGGGTCTCGACCGCCACGGTGTCGTACGTGTTCTCGGGGCGGGCGGGCGCAGCGTCCGGCGCCGGAGTCGCGGAGGCCACTGCGGCGAAGGTGCTCGCCGCCGCCGAGGAGCTCAACTACCGGCCGAACAGCGCCGCGCGCACGATCCGCACCGGACGCAGCGGCATGGTGCAGCTGTCGCTGCACATGCTCAGCGACCCCTGGTCCCTCGCGGTCGCAGACGCCGTGAACGTCGAGGCGAACAAGCACGGCCTCACCACGCTCATCCTCGCCGACGGGGACTGGCACGCGGCACTCGATCGGGTGGAGAGCGACGTCGCCTACCTCGACGGAGTGGGAATCGATCAGGATGCCGAGCGCAAGCTCGCCGACCTCGTGCGGCGCGGTCAGCGTCTGGTCGTCTTCTCGGAGCACCTGGAGCCCGCGGGCTTCGACGTCGTGCGCTCGGATGCGATCCCCGGATGCGAGATCGCGATGGACCACCTGCTCGAGCGGCATACGGCGATCGGCTGCCTCGCCGCAGAGGGCGCCGTGCGCCTCGCTCCCAGCCAGGTCACCCGGTACACGCCATACCTCGAGAAGATGGCGGCCGCAGGCATCGACGTCGACCCTGACTGGACGGTCACCTACACCGAGGGGCAGGCCAGCGCCTTCGCCGCCGCCGTGCAGCTGCTGTCGAGGGACGACCGACCCCGTGCCATCTACGCGACCACAGACTTCGCCGCGATCGCGGCGATCAACGCGGCGCACATGCTCGGACTCCGCGTGCCCCACGACGTCGCCGTGATCGGCGTGGGCAACACCCCCGACGCGCAGCTCGTCGCCCCCACGCTGACCACGGTCGGGCCGACGGACTTCTACGAGCGGCAGGCGCGCATCATCATCGACCGCGCGCTCGCCGCAGACGACTCCGCAGGGCAGCTGCACGAGTTCGCCTGGTCGCTCTTCCCCGGGGCATCGACCGATCTCGACGCCCCCACCCCTCACTCGCGCTGA
- a CDS encoding carbohydrate ABC transporter permease has product MSELSLDTRAVVGARPDRSHRKPGVPRNRGLWIVHAILLVGAVLMVFPFVWQLLTSFKTLSDSVQVPPSLLPREWVFTNFAEVFESMPFAQMFANSVLLTVGRTVGQVVLCTMAGYAFARIPFPGRNALFVVFLSVLMVPSQLYLLPQYEIIQSLGWLNTLQALIVPGIFSAFGTFLMRQFFMSMPAELEEAARIDGANPWQTFWRIMVPLAKPGIIALVVFTVLWSWNDLLWPLIVTTDPAKMPLSVGLSQLVGIHGTDYPVLMAGALLATLPMLVTFMILQRQFIQGIAFSGSKG; this is encoded by the coding sequence ATGAGTGAGCTCTCCCTCGACACGCGCGCCGTCGTCGGCGCCCGCCCCGACCGCTCGCACCGCAAGCCGGGCGTGCCGCGCAACCGCGGCCTCTGGATCGTGCACGCGATCCTGCTCGTCGGCGCCGTGCTGATGGTCTTCCCGTTCGTCTGGCAGCTGCTGACCTCGTTCAAGACGCTGTCCGACTCCGTGCAGGTGCCGCCGAGCCTGCTGCCCCGCGAGTGGGTGTTCACCAACTTCGCCGAGGTCTTCGAGTCGATGCCGTTCGCGCAGATGTTCGCGAACTCGGTGCTGCTCACCGTCGGCCGCACGGTCGGGCAGGTGGTGCTGTGCACCATGGCGGGCTACGCGTTCGCGCGCATCCCCTTCCCCGGCCGCAACGCGCTCTTCGTCGTGTTCCTCTCCGTGCTCATGGTGCCCTCGCAGCTGTACCTGCTGCCGCAGTACGAGATCATCCAGTCGCTGGGCTGGCTGAACACCCTGCAGGCGCTCATCGTGCCCGGCATCTTCAGCGCGTTCGGCACGTTCCTGATGCGTCAGTTCTTCATGTCGATGCCCGCAGAGCTCGAGGAGGCCGCACGCATCGACGGAGCGAATCCGTGGCAGACCTTCTGGCGGATCATGGTTCCGCTCGCGAAGCCTGGCATCATCGCTCTCGTGGTGTTCACTGTGCTGTGGTCCTGGAACGATCTGCTCTGGCCGTTGATCGTGACGACCGACCCCGCCAAGATGCCGCTGTCCGTCGGGCTCTCGCAGCTCGTCGGCATCCACGGCACCGACTATCCGGTGCTGATGGCAGGAGCGCTGCTCGCGACGCTGCCGATGCTGGTCACGTTCATGATCCTGCAGCGGCAGTTCATCCAGGGCATCGCCTTCAGCGGATCGAAGGGCTGA
- a CDS encoding carbohydrate ABC transporter permease, with protein sequence MTAVASRTHASTERMSEATSPGIRRRRRNPGASPWWALVFIGPTALGIAVFYLWPTVRTLIISFTRSGPFGGAEWVGIENYARLFQDPELIGALRNTAIYTVIALIGIPLAVGIAALLNTTGLRGRSAYRTLYFIPVVTMPAAIALVWRMIYNGDYGVLNAALGTVGIDGRSWLTDPNTALVAIAVVGIWAGLGTNIVIFLAGLQSIPDTIMEAADLDGAGPVRKFFSITIPLLSPSIFFVSVISVIGALQVFDLIYMMLGRSNPAMPNTRTVVYLFYEAGFLDNDRGYAAAVAFLLLVIILLLTVVQFRLQKKWVHYE encoded by the coding sequence ATGACCGCCGTCGCGTCCAGGACGCACGCCTCGACCGAGCGGATGTCGGAGGCCACGAGCCCCGGCATCCGCCGTCGCCGGCGCAACCCGGGAGCATCCCCCTGGTGGGCCCTCGTCTTCATCGGGCCCACCGCGCTCGGCATTGCCGTCTTCTACCTCTGGCCGACCGTGCGCACGCTCATCATCTCGTTCACCCGCTCCGGCCCGTTCGGCGGCGCGGAGTGGGTCGGCATCGAGAACTACGCGCGGCTCTTCCAGGATCCCGAGCTGATCGGAGCGCTGCGCAACACCGCGATCTACACGGTCATCGCCCTCATCGGCATCCCTCTCGCCGTGGGTATCGCCGCGCTGCTGAACACGACGGGCCTCCGCGGCCGCAGCGCGTACCGGACTCTGTACTTCATCCCCGTCGTGACGATGCCCGCGGCGATCGCTCTCGTCTGGCGGATGATCTACAACGGCGACTACGGCGTCCTCAACGCCGCGCTCGGCACGGTGGGTATCGACGGCCGCAGCTGGCTCACCGACCCGAACACCGCGCTCGTCGCGATCGCCGTGGTGGGCATCTGGGCGGGGCTCGGCACCAACATCGTGATCTTCCTCGCCGGTCTCCAGAGCATCCCCGACACGATCATGGAGGCAGCCGACCTCGACGGCGCCGGCCCCGTGCGCAAGTTCTTCTCCATCACGATCCCCCTGCTGTCGCCGTCGATCTTCTTCGTCAGCGTCATCAGCGTGATCGGCGCGCTGCAGGTCTTCGACCTCATCTACATGATGCTCGGCCGCAGCAACCCGGCCATGCCCAACACCCGCACCGTCGTCTACCTGTTCTACGAAGCGGGCTTCCTCGACAACGACCGCGGATACGCCGCCGCCGTCGCCTTCCTGCTGCTCGTGATCATCCTGCTGCTCACGGTCGTGCAGTTCCGTCTGCAGAAGAAGTGGGTGCACTATGAGTGA
- a CDS encoding ABC transporter substrate-binding protein, with product MPRTSRRALGALAASAAAVLALSACSSSTGGESSSGGDVTLSYAIWDENQKPAMEDIAAAFEKENPNVTIDIQVTPYKEYFTKLQTAATGGSAADVFWMNGPNFQLYASNGQLAPLDDAGVDAADYPQGLIDLYTFDGKLYGAPKDFDTVALWYNKALFDAAGVEYPSAGWTWDDFIAAAAALTDPAAGQFGVAASQYGQENFYNSIAQAGGEVISADGTESGYGSPEALAGIELWTDLIEAGSSPTAQQMTDTNPEDFFLSGKVAMFQNGSWAAIAYGDNAEIADSVDVAPLPEGPEGNQSVIHGVGNVANAKSAHVAEAKAFAAFASGEEAAKIQAETGTVIPAFNGTQQAWVDALPQYELQVYIDALETAVPYPVSKNTSAWTSIESEVLSQVWSGAVAPKEGLKDLAEQMQAALDAEQE from the coding sequence ATGCCCCGCACCTCTCGCCGCGCCCTCGGCGCCCTCGCCGCCTCCGCGGCTGCAGTTCTCGCGCTCAGCGCCTGCTCGTCCTCGACCGGAGGTGAGAGCTCGTCCGGCGGCGACGTCACGCTCAGCTACGCGATCTGGGATGAGAACCAGAAGCCGGCGATGGAGGACATCGCGGCCGCGTTCGAGAAGGAGAACCCGAACGTCACGATCGACATCCAGGTGACGCCGTACAAGGAGTACTTCACCAAGCTCCAGACCGCGGCGACGGGCGGTTCCGCCGCCGACGTGTTCTGGATGAACGGCCCGAACTTCCAGCTCTACGCCTCGAACGGCCAGCTCGCGCCGCTCGACGATGCCGGAGTGGATGCGGCCGACTACCCCCAGGGGCTCATCGACCTCTACACGTTCGACGGGAAGCTCTACGGCGCTCCGAAGGACTTCGACACGGTCGCCCTCTGGTACAACAAGGCCCTGTTCGATGCCGCGGGCGTCGAGTACCCCTCCGCCGGGTGGACGTGGGATGACTTCATCGCCGCCGCTGCCGCGCTCACCGACCCCGCCGCTGGTCAGTTCGGCGTCGCCGCGAGTCAGTACGGCCAGGAGAACTTCTACAACTCGATCGCCCAGGCCGGAGGCGAGGTCATCTCGGCCGACGGCACGGAGAGCGGCTACGGCTCGCCGGAGGCCCTCGCGGGCATCGAGCTGTGGACCGACCTGATCGAAGCCGGCTCCTCGCCGACCGCGCAGCAGATGACGGACACCAATCCGGAGGACTTCTTCCTCTCCGGCAAGGTGGCCATGTTCCAGAACGGCTCGTGGGCCGCGATCGCGTACGGCGACAACGCCGAGATCGCCGACTCGGTCGATGTGGCGCCGCTGCCCGAGGGACCCGAGGGCAACCAGAGCGTGATCCACGGCGTGGGCAACGTGGCCAACGCGAAGAGCGCTCACGTGGCTGAGGCGAAGGCGTTCGCCGCCTTCGCGAGCGGGGAGGAGGCCGCGAAGATCCAGGCCGAGACCGGCACCGTGATCCCGGCGTTCAACGGCACCCAGCAGGCCTGGGTCGACGCGCTGCCGCAGTACGAGCTGCAGGTGTACATCGACGCGCTCGAGACCGCCGTCCCGTACCCGGTCTCGAAGAACACGTCCGCGTGGACGAGCATCGAGAGCGAGGTGCTGTCGCAGGTCTGGTCGGGTGCCGTCGCGCCGAAGGAGGGCCTGAAGGACCTCGCCGAGCAGATGCAGGCGGCCCTGGACGCCGAGCAGGAGTAA
- a CDS encoding fluoride efflux transporter FluC gives MSPLLFVAAALAGGVGAMLRYALDVGVAKIAGRRFPWGILVVNLSGSFALGLVTTAMPDQLILLGAGLLGGYTTFSTAMLDAVALWRDGERAASAAYAVGMLVLGLLAAALGLALGTAL, from the coding sequence ATGAGCCCGCTGCTCTTCGTCGCGGCCGCGCTCGCCGGAGGAGTGGGCGCCATGCTCCGCTACGCCCTCGACGTCGGGGTCGCGAAGATCGCCGGGCGGCGCTTCCCCTGGGGCATCCTCGTGGTGAATCTCAGCGGCTCGTTCGCCCTCGGCCTCGTGACGACGGCGATGCCCGACCAGCTCATCCTCCTCGGCGCGGGGCTGCTCGGCGGATACACCACGTTCAGCACGGCGATGCTCGACGCGGTGGCGCTCTGGCGCGACGGGGAGCGCGCGGCATCCGCAGCGTACGCCGTCGGCATGCTGGTGCTGGGACTGCTCGCCGCAGCGCTCGGGCTCGCCCTGGGCACGGCGCTCTGA
- a CDS encoding fluoride efflux transporter FluC, which translates to MTLRRLLLVFAGGSIGTAMRLAIGLWMPDEGGIPLATLLVNVAGSLLIGVLAARLPSTAEMRVFLGTGVLGGFTTYSAFMTGTIALWAAAPPLAFAYTAGSLVLGLAAAAAGLAIGRPRGTVHASGADS; encoded by the coding sequence GTGACCCTGCGCCGACTCCTTCTCGTGTTCGCGGGCGGCAGCATCGGCACCGCGATGCGGCTCGCGATCGGGCTGTGGATGCCGGATGAAGGCGGCATCCCTCTCGCCACTCTCCTGGTGAACGTGGCAGGGTCGCTGCTCATCGGCGTCCTCGCAGCGCGGCTGCCCTCCACTGCCGAGATGCGGGTCTTCCTCGGAACCGGCGTGCTCGGCGGCTTCACGACGTACAGCGCCTTCATGACCGGGACGATCGCCCTCTGGGCGGCCGCACCGCCGCTCGCCTTCGCCTACACCGCGGGGAGCCTGGTCCTGGGCCTCGCGGCGGCGGCCGCGGGTCTGGCCATCGGACGCCCGCGCGGCACCGTGCACGCATCTGGAGCCGACTCATGA
- a CDS encoding FAD-dependent oxidoreductase produces MKPLWKLDRTPPTGTPFDPGARHDVIIVGAGLTGLTTAVMLTRAGLDVAVVEAGQVAELATGGNTGKLTLLQGQRLAEIRKHHSASLVQAYVEGNREGMDWLVAFADHAGVPYERRVDHSYAQQPDGLEAVREVHSAAREAGLATRMLTRGELSDAAFPTSGAVALDDQVTIDPARVAQALAEELLAAGGTLHTGVRVMATHALPEPRVETPVGPLFAEHIVIATGYPILDRGLYFSKMRAFRSYCVSFRTSSQVPASTFISVDSPSRSIRPVSAADGPGAAAQLVVGGNGHAVGRSDGEKAAVDDLVEWTRQYFPDAEETHRWSAQDYESHNQIPFVGAMPRGLGRIRFATGYAKWGLSNAPAAALRLTTEILGAGWHDRPSWMVKIGTRLTVPADLARGAVEGAKVAAAAASGWVQAEATPVPVPRPADGEGVVANRGGRPVGISTVDGVTRAVSAVCPHLGGVLDWNDAECTWDCPLHASRFTADGTRIEGPALQDLKPLPRTSGN; encoded by the coding sequence ATGAAGCCACTGTGGAAGCTCGACCGGACTCCGCCCACCGGGACCCCGTTCGACCCCGGCGCACGTCACGACGTCATCATCGTCGGCGCCGGACTCACCGGACTCACCACCGCCGTCATGCTGACCCGCGCAGGCCTCGACGTCGCGGTGGTCGAGGCCGGTCAGGTGGCGGAGCTCGCCACCGGGGGCAACACCGGCAAGCTGACGCTGCTGCAGGGTCAGCGGCTCGCCGAGATCCGCAAGCACCATTCCGCCTCCCTCGTGCAGGCCTATGTAGAGGGCAATCGCGAGGGCATGGACTGGCTGGTCGCATTCGCCGACCACGCGGGAGTCCCGTACGAGAGGCGCGTGGATCACTCGTACGCCCAGCAGCCGGACGGGCTCGAGGCCGTACGCGAGGTGCATTCGGCGGCACGGGAGGCAGGTCTCGCCACGCGGATGCTGACGCGCGGCGAGCTGTCCGACGCGGCCTTCCCCACCTCCGGCGCCGTCGCGCTCGACGACCAGGTGACGATCGATCCGGCTCGGGTGGCCCAGGCCCTCGCGGAGGAGCTGCTCGCCGCGGGCGGCACCCTGCATACCGGAGTCAGGGTCATGGCGACCCACGCCCTCCCCGAACCTCGCGTCGAGACGCCGGTGGGTCCCCTGTTCGCCGAGCACATCGTGATCGCGACGGGGTATCCGATCCTCGACCGGGGGCTGTACTTCAGCAAGATGCGCGCGTTCCGCTCGTACTGCGTCTCGTTCCGCACGTCCAGCCAGGTCCCGGCGAGCACCTTCATCTCGGTCGACAGCCCGTCGCGGTCGATCCGTCCCGTCTCGGCGGCCGACGGCCCCGGCGCAGCAGCGCAGCTCGTCGTCGGCGGCAACGGGCACGCCGTCGGACGCTCGGACGGCGAGAAGGCGGCCGTCGACGACCTGGTCGAGTGGACGCGGCAGTACTTCCCGGATGCCGAGGAGACGCACCGCTGGTCGGCGCAGGACTACGAGTCGCACAACCAGATCCCGTTCGTCGGCGCGATGCCGCGAGGGCTCGGCCGCATCCGTTTCGCGACCGGCTACGCCAAGTGGGGACTGTCGAACGCCCCGGCCGCCGCACTGCGCCTGACCACCGAGATCCTCGGTGCGGGCTGGCACGATCGTCCGTCGTGGATGGTCAAGATCGGCACCCGGCTGACGGTGCCGGCGGACCTCGCGCGCGGTGCGGTCGAGGGCGCGAAGGTCGCCGCCGCCGCCGCGAGCGGCTGGGTGCAGGCCGAGGCGACGCCCGTGCCCGTTCCGAGACCGGCCGATGGCGAGGGCGTCGTCGCCAACCGGGGCGGACGACCTGTCGGCATCTCGACGGTCGACGGAGTCACCAGAGCGGTGTCCGCGGTGTGCCCGCACCTGGGCGGCGTGCTCGACTGGAACGACGCGGAATGCACGTGGGACTGCCCGCTGCACGCCTCGCGATTCACCGCCGACGGCACCCGCATCGAAGGGCCGGCGCTGCAGGACCTGAAGCCGCTGCCCCGCACCAGCGGGAACTGA
- a CDS encoding nitroreductase family protein: MELLDAIRRRKTTNGPFLPDPVSEEHQRILLEAAGRAPSQLNSQPWRFVVIENRETIDRIARISGESMTEAMSNGTFFERYKPYFRFSQAEMEEKRSGMLFDKLPAPLRPFTSQVFTKRGQKLMNTFGVPKTLGEENHKLVAGSPLLLGVMLDRSEYRPGQLSSFYSVFSMGAAMENVWLTTVELGMGIQFISFPMEVPGRWDEIVELLRVPDDLELMAVYRLGYLPPEQRRPAIDWSSHQRKLASQYVFRENCDEPQQGWDAPPPGAGAPAAS, encoded by the coding sequence ATGGAACTGCTCGACGCCATCCGCCGCCGCAAGACCACGAACGGGCCTTTCCTGCCCGATCCCGTGTCGGAGGAGCACCAGCGCATCCTGCTCGAGGCCGCTGGCCGAGCGCCGTCGCAGCTGAACAGCCAGCCCTGGCGCTTCGTGGTGATCGAGAACCGCGAGACGATCGACAGGATCGCGCGCATCTCGGGGGAGAGCATGACGGAGGCGATGTCGAACGGCACGTTCTTCGAGCGCTACAAGCCGTACTTCCGCTTCAGCCAGGCCGAGATGGAGGAGAAGCGCAGCGGGATGCTGTTCGACAAGCTCCCCGCGCCGCTGCGCCCGTTCACCAGTCAGGTGTTCACGAAGCGCGGCCAGAAGCTGATGAACACGTTCGGGGTGCCGAAGACCCTGGGTGAGGAGAACCACAAGCTCGTCGCCGGCTCACCTCTGCTGCTCGGTGTGATGCTGGACCGCAGCGAGTACCGTCCCGGTCAGCTGTCGTCCTTCTACTCGGTGTTCAGCATGGGCGCGGCGATGGAGAACGTCTGGCTGACGACGGTCGAGCTCGGCATGGGAATCCAGTTCATCTCGTTCCCGATGGAGGTCCCCGGGCGCTGGGACGAGATCGTCGAGCTGCTGCGTGTGCCGGACGACCTCGAGCTCATGGCCGTCTATCGGCTCGGCTACCTGCCGCCGGAGCAGCGTCGTCCCGCGATCGACTGGTCGAGCCACCAGCGCAAGCTCGCCTCGCAGTACGTCTTCCGCGAGAACTGCGACGAGCCGCAGCAGGGATGGGACGCGCCCCCGCCGGGCGCCGGAGCGCCGGCGGCGAGCTAG
- a CDS encoding MerR family transcriptional regulator — MSVRDWSIQEIARLAGTTSRTLRHYDDIGLLRPSRVAHNGYRHYDECALVRLQRILLLRELGLGLPQIAEVLNPATARQSEESALETHLALLREEQNRLARQIASVENTINALKGGEELMAENMFDGFDHTQYKEEVEQRWGRKAYADSDRWWRGMSDAERAEWQQRVSDLGRDWIAAAESGIDPASAEAQDIARRHVEWLTGIAGTPAAVPGGDVKAYVIGLGDMYVADPRFGANYATSAGGTQGAEFVRDALRVYADGNL; from the coding sequence ATGAGCGTTCGTGATTGGTCGATCCAGGAGATCGCCCGACTCGCCGGCACGACCAGCAGGACGCTGCGTCACTACGACGACATCGGCCTGCTGCGACCGTCGCGTGTCGCCCACAACGGCTATCGCCACTACGACGAGTGCGCGCTCGTGCGGCTGCAGCGCATCCTGCTGCTGCGCGAGCTCGGCCTCGGTCTGCCGCAGATCGCCGAGGTGCTGAACCCGGCCACTGCGCGCCAGAGCGAGGAATCCGCTCTCGAGACACACCTCGCGCTGCTGCGCGAGGAGCAGAACAGGCTGGCGCGACAGATCGCGTCGGTCGAGAACACCATCAACGCATTGAAAGGAGGGGAGGAGCTCATGGCAGAGAACATGTTCGACGGCTTCGACCACACGCAGTACAAGGAGGAGGTCGAGCAGCGCTGGGGTCGCAAGGCCTATGCCGACAGCGACCGCTGGTGGCGAGGGATGTCCGACGCCGAGCGTGCCGAGTGGCAGCAGCGCGTCTCCGACCTCGGTCGGGACTGGATCGCCGCCGCAGAGAGCGGCATCGATCCGGCATCCGCCGAGGCGCAGGACATCGCCAGACGACACGTCGAGTGGCTGACCGGCATCGCCGGCACGCCTGCGGCGGTCCCGGGAGGCGACGTGAAGGCGTACGTCATCGGACTCGGTGACATGTACGTCGCCGACCCGCGCTTCGGCGCGAACTACGCGACGTCCGCCGGGGGCACACAGGGCGCCGAGTTCGTCCGTGACGCGCTGCGCGTCTACGCGGACGGCAACCTGTAG
- a CDS encoding ATP-binding cassette domain-containing protein has protein sequence MSGSDGSAADRHPLLEVSSVRFAYAKRATALSDVSLVVDRGEKVGLVGPNGSGKSTLIRLVADLLQIRDGSIRIAGRPHHLRASRESLAYIASNDYLPQFLTGREYIDLMHRLYRHHPDTDRTDELLSRYQMDARQFDLIEDYSHGMRKKIQLISALLLERPLTIIDETLNGVDVDALFEFETDASRIRESRGLLLCSHDFRLLETVCDRVVVLRRGEIAYDLPLIRVRQEFGSVDALVKAALSLPSRTPE, from the coding sequence ATGTCCGGAAGTGACGGCTCCGCCGCGGACCGGCACCCCCTGCTGGAGGTCTCATCCGTGCGCTTCGCCTACGCGAAGCGTGCGACGGCGCTGAGCGACGTGTCCCTGGTCGTCGACCGGGGCGAGAAGGTGGGGCTCGTCGGACCGAACGGATCGGGCAAGTCGACGCTGATCCGCCTGGTCGCCGACCTGCTGCAGATCCGCGACGGCAGCATCCGCATCGCCGGCCGTCCGCATCACCTGCGAGCATCCCGAGAGAGCCTGGCGTACATCGCCAGCAACGACTACCTGCCGCAGTTCCTCACGGGCCGCGAGTACATCGATCTGATGCATCGCCTCTACCGGCACCACCCCGACACCGACCGCACCGACGAGCTCCTCAGCCGGTACCAGATGGACGCCCGCCAGTTCGACCTCATCGAGGACTACTCGCACGGGATGCGCAAGAAGATCCAGCTCATCTCGGCGCTTCTGCTCGAGCGTCCGCTCACGATCATCGATGAAACACTCAACGGCGTCGACGTCGATGCCCTCTTCGAGTTCGAGACCGACGCATCCCGGATCAGAGAGAGCAGGGGACTTCTGCTCTGCAGCCATGACTTCCGTCTGCTCGAGACGGTATGCGACCGCGTCGTCGTGCTTCGCCGGGGCGAGATCGCCTACGACCTCCCGCTCATCCGCGTCCGTCAGGAGTTCGGCTCCGTCGACGCACTGGTGAAAGCTGCGCTCTCATTGCCGTCGAGGACACCGGAGTGA
- a CDS encoding DUF4097 family beta strand repeat-containing protein, which yields MTEKWLIAPGEERVIDIENVTRLKIGLVGGQVDVIAHDEPGIRIEVHGVTTKDLRIEANDGEVEIDHPQLGWDNFLEVFRNFGSGGPKAEVSVAVPRSIALNLGVVSAGALVSGIRNDARLNTVSGDLIVDTLIGDLTVNSVSGDVQVRGLTGSISANSVSGDVAVTGTIRRATVDIVSGSTLVDAAGDVNTINVNSVSGGTTVRLDESLAANYVIRSLSGRLLIDGVERGSSGLNNYTGSTGELAGRFVDLRANSVSGGVTVLRRSPASITNDEEWEA from the coding sequence ATGACCGAGAAGTGGCTCATCGCCCCGGGCGAAGAACGCGTCATCGACATCGAGAACGTCACCCGACTGAAGATCGGCCTGGTCGGCGGTCAGGTCGACGTCATCGCGCACGACGAACCAGGCATCCGCATCGAGGTGCACGGTGTCACCACCAAGGACCTCCGTATCGAGGCGAACGACGGCGAGGTCGAGATCGACCACCCGCAGCTCGGCTGGGACAACTTCCTCGAGGTGTTCCGCAACTTCGGCTCGGGTGGCCCCAAGGCCGAGGTGAGCGTCGCCGTCCCCCGCTCGATCGCGCTGAACCTCGGCGTCGTCAGCGCCGGGGCGCTCGTCTCGGGCATCCGCAATGACGCCCGCCTCAACACCGTCTCCGGCGACCTCATCGTCGACACCCTGATCGGCGATCTGACCGTGAACTCCGTCTCCGGTGACGTGCAGGTGCGTGGGCTCACCGGCTCGATCAGCGCCAACAGCGTCTCAGGTGACGTCGCCGTCACGGGCACCATCCGCCGTGCGACGGTGGACATCGTCTCCGGGTCGACGCTCGTGGATGCCGCGGGCGACGTCAACACGATCAACGTCAACTCGGTCTCGGGCGGCACGACCGTCCGCCTCGACGAGTCGCTCGCGGCGAACTACGTCATCCGCTCGCTGAGCGGCCGCCTGCTGATCGACGGCGTCGAGCGCGGCTCGTCCGGGCTCAACAACTACACCGGCTCGACCGGCGAACTGGCCGGACGCTTCGTCGACCTGCGCGCCAACTCCGTCTCCGGCGGCGTCACGGTCCTCCGCCGCTCGCCGGCATCCATCACGAACGACGAGGAGTGGGAAGCATGA
- a CDS encoding PadR family transcriptional regulator — MSPAVFSHGDLRLYLLSLLAEAPQHGYGIIQALTDRTGGTYTPSAGTIYPRLAKLEDEGLVTKTVDGRTTIYAITDAGRAQLASREGDLAGIEAGLTDSVRLIANEVRQSVKEAMKSLRADLASAEKDDRAASKSRPRTASDDERIVSREEMHRADAVINAFRARVRTDLRTHVAKGGTLPASVVSQLEDGLDAAARGITSALASLGR, encoded by the coding sequence ATGAGTCCCGCAGTCTTCTCCCACGGCGACCTGAGGCTGTATCTGCTCTCGCTGCTCGCCGAAGCACCCCAGCACGGCTACGGCATCATCCAGGCGCTGACCGACCGCACCGGCGGCACGTACACGCCCAGCGCCGGCACCATCTACCCTCGGCTCGCGAAACTCGAGGACGAGGGGCTGGTCACCAAGACGGTCGACGGGCGCACCACGATCTACGCGATCACAGACGCCGGACGCGCCCAACTGGCGTCGCGCGAGGGTGACCTCGCCGGCATCGAGGCCGGGCTCACCGACTCGGTCCGGCTGATCGCCAACGAGGTGCGCCAGAGCGTCAAGGAGGCCATGAAGAGCCTGCGGGCCGACCTCGCCTCCGCCGAGAAGGACGACCGCGCAGCATCCAAGTCCCGCCCCCGCACGGCGAGCGACGACGAACGCATCGTCAGCCGCGAGGAGATGCACCGAGCGGATGCCGTCATCAACGCCTTCCGCGCGCGGGTGCGCACCGACCTCCGCACCCACGTGGCGAAGGGCGGCACGCTGCCGGCATCCGTCGTCTCCCAGCTGGAAGACGGACTGGATGCCGCAGCCAGAGGCATCACCTCGGCGCTGGCGTCTCTCGGGCGCTGA